Proteins from a genomic interval of Aquabacterium sp. J223:
- the ubiG gene encoding bifunctional 2-polyprenyl-6-hydroxyphenol methylase/3-demethylubiquinol 3-O-methyltransferase UbiG, whose translation MTPSNVDPQELAKFSDLAHRWWDADSEFKPLHMINPLRLEWIDRLATLAGKRVLDVGCGGGLLAEAMSRRAVEVLGIDLASKPLKVAMLHAMEAGADRVSYREVAAEALAAEAPASFDVVTCMEMLEHVPQPAAVVQACADLVKPGGWVFFSTINRNAQAFLYAIVGAEHLLRLLPKGTHEYDRFIRPSELAQWCRAAGLALQETRGLEYNPLTQRYRLSGNTRVNYLVACQRAA comes from the coding sequence ATGACCCCCTCCAACGTCGACCCGCAGGAACTCGCGAAGTTCAGCGATCTGGCCCACCGATGGTGGGACGCCGACAGCGAATTCAAGCCGCTGCACATGATCAACCCGCTTCGGCTGGAGTGGATTGACCGCCTGGCGACGCTGGCCGGCAAGCGGGTGCTGGACGTGGGCTGCGGCGGCGGGTTGCTCGCCGAGGCGATGTCGCGGCGGGCCGTCGAGGTGCTCGGCATCGACCTGGCCAGCAAGCCGTTGAAGGTGGCGATGCTCCATGCGATGGAGGCCGGGGCCGACCGGGTGAGCTACCGGGAGGTGGCCGCCGAGGCGCTGGCCGCGGAGGCGCCGGCGTCCTTCGACGTCGTCACCTGCATGGAGATGCTGGAGCACGTGCCGCAGCCGGCCGCCGTGGTGCAGGCCTGCGCCGACCTGGTGAAGCCGGGTGGCTGGGTCTTCTTCTCGACGATCAACCGCAACGCGCAGGCCTTCCTGTACGCCATCGTCGGCGCCGAACACCTGCTGCGCCTGCTGCCCAAGGGCACCCACGAGTACGACCGCTTCATCCGGCCGAGCGAGCTGGCGCAGTGGTGCCGCGCGGCCGGCCTGGCGCTGCAGGAGACCCGGGGGCTGGAGTACAACCCGCTGACGCAGCGCTACCGGCTCAGCGGCAACACGCGAGTGAACTACCTGGTGGCCTGCCAGCGAGCCGCATGA
- the gph gene encoding phosphoglycolate phosphatase (PGP is an essential enzyme in the glycolate salvage pathway in higher organisms (photorespiration in plants). Phosphoglycolate results from the oxidase activity of RubisCO in the Calvin cycle when concentrations of carbon dioxide are low relative to oxygen. This enzyme is a member of the Haloacid Dehalogenase (HAD) superfamily of aspartate-nucleophile hydrolase enzymes (PF00702).) produces the protein MGPGPSPIQAVLFDLDGTLIDSAPDLAAAANAMRTRRGLPPLPYPRLRPMVGTGARGMVGAAFGLAPGDEHFDALKDEFLATYADGLLQATGVFADMRPVLQALDERGLPWGIVTNKVERFTRPIVAGLGLDDRAAVLVCGDTMPRAKPHPDPLLEAARRLGVPPAACVYVGDDLRDVQAGRAAGMATLAAAWGYLGEAEPIGAWGADAVLERPHALLQWLRMP, from the coding sequence ATGGGACCCGGTCCGTCGCCGATCCAGGCGGTCCTGTTCGACCTCGACGGCACCCTCATCGACAGCGCGCCCGACCTGGCCGCCGCCGCCAACGCGATGCGGACCCGGCGCGGCCTGCCGCCCTTGCCCTACCCGCGCCTGCGGCCCATGGTCGGCACCGGCGCCCGCGGCATGGTGGGCGCCGCCTTCGGGCTCGCGCCCGGCGACGAGCACTTCGACGCGCTGAAGGACGAGTTCCTGGCGACCTATGCCGACGGGCTGCTGCAGGCCACCGGCGTGTTCGCCGACATGCGGCCGGTGTTGCAGGCCCTGGACGAGCGCGGCCTGCCGTGGGGCATCGTCACCAACAAGGTGGAGCGTTTCACCCGCCCGATCGTCGCCGGTCTGGGACTGGACGACCGCGCCGCGGTGCTGGTCTGCGGCGACACCATGCCGCGGGCGAAGCCGCATCCCGACCCGCTGCTGGAGGCCGCTCGCCGCCTGGGCGTGCCGCCGGCGGCCTGTGTCTACGTGGGCGACGACCTGCGCGACGTCCAGGCGGGTCGCGCCGCCGGCATGGCGACCCTCGCCGCCGCCTGGGGCTACCTGGGCGAGGCCGAGCCGATCGGCGCCTGGGGTGCCGACGCGGTGCTCGAACGTCCCCACGCGCTCTTGCAATGGCTGCGCATGCCCTAA
- a CDS encoding MDR family oxidoreductase — translation MFQALLIEKAGEKAGEAQTVRLAALEDDALPEGEVTVQVAYSTLNFKDALALTGRSPIVRQYPMVPGIDFAGTVLDSRSPRFKPGDEVLLNGWGVGEGHWGGLAQRARVKADWLQHRPPGMSARDAMAIGTAGYTAMLCLMALEEAGMTPAQGEALVTGASGGVGSIAIALLSRHGWQVTAATGKPAEADGLKRLGATGLLDRATLSAPSAKPLQKERWAVAVDSVGSHTLVNVLAQMKQNGAVAACGLAQGMDLPGSVAPFILRGVRLLGVNSVLCPLGRRERAWQRLSTDLDLGLLAPWVEEIGLDQAPATAERFMTGSVRGRIVVRVG, via the coding sequence ATGTTCCAGGCGTTGCTGATCGAGAAGGCCGGCGAGAAGGCGGGCGAGGCCCAGACGGTGCGGCTGGCCGCGCTGGAGGACGACGCCCTGCCCGAGGGCGAGGTGACGGTGCAGGTGGCGTATTCCACCCTCAACTTCAAGGACGCGCTGGCGCTGACCGGGCGCAGCCCCATCGTGCGGCAGTACCCGATGGTGCCGGGCATCGACTTCGCCGGCACCGTGCTCGACAGCCGGTCGCCGCGCTTCAAGCCGGGCGACGAGGTGCTGCTCAACGGCTGGGGCGTCGGCGAGGGCCACTGGGGCGGTCTGGCGCAGCGGGCGCGGGTGAAGGCCGACTGGCTGCAGCACCGGCCACCGGGCATGAGCGCCCGCGACGCCATGGCCATCGGCACCGCGGGTTACACCGCGATGCTGTGCCTGATGGCGCTGGAGGAGGCGGGCATGACGCCGGCGCAGGGCGAGGCACTGGTCACCGGCGCCTCGGGGGGCGTGGGCAGCATTGCCATCGCCCTGCTGTCGCGCCACGGCTGGCAGGTCACCGCCGCCACCGGCAAGCCCGCCGAGGCCGATGGCCTGAAGCGGCTGGGGGCGACCGGGCTGCTCGACCGCGCCACCCTGTCCGCGCCGTCGGCCAAGCCGCTGCAGAAGGAACGCTGGGCGGTGGCGGTCGACAGCGTGGGGTCGCACACGCTGGTCAACGTGCTGGCGCAAATGAAGCAGAACGGCGCGGTGGCCGCCTGCGGCCTGGCGCAGGGCATGGACCTGCCCGGCAGCGTGGCGCCCTTCATCCTGCGCGGGGTGCGGCTGCTCGGCGTGAACTCAGTGCTGTGCCCGCTGGGGCGCCGGGAGCGCGCCTGGCAGCGGCTGTCGACCGACCTCGACCTCGGCCTGCTGGCGCCCTGGGTCGAGGAGATCGGCCTGGACCAGGCGCCGGCCACCGCCGAGCGCTTCATGACCGGCAGCGTGCGGGGCCGCATCGTGGTGCGGGTGGGGTGA
- a CDS encoding DNA-3-methyladenine glycosylase, whose protein sequence is MPSPLVLQPVDPSHAPDFALSPVDVARTLVGWRFFIDGVGGVIVETEAYHEDDPASHSYAGRTARNAAMFGPPGHAYVYRSYGLHWCLNFVCRPAGEGAGVLLRALQPTAGLGRMRERRGLDDERLLCAGPGRLGQALGVTRALDGLPLHAPPFTLEPPERPAEVACGPRIGIRTAVDQPWRFALAGSRHLSRRI, encoded by the coding sequence ATGCCGTCTCCTTTGGTTCTGCAGCCGGTCGATCCTAGCCACGCACCGGACTTCGCGCTGTCGCCTGTGGACGTGGCGCGCACGCTCGTCGGCTGGCGCTTCTTCATCGACGGCGTCGGCGGCGTCATCGTCGAGACCGAGGCCTACCACGAGGACGACCCGGCGTCGCATTCCTACGCCGGCCGCACGGCGCGCAACGCGGCGATGTTCGGTCCGCCGGGTCATGCCTACGTCTACCGCTCCTATGGCCTGCACTGGTGTCTCAACTTCGTCTGCCGGCCGGCGGGCGAGGGCGCCGGGGTGCTGCTGCGCGCGCTGCAGCCCACCGCCGGGCTGGGCCGCATGCGCGAGCGCCGCGGCCTGGACGACGAGCGCCTGCTGTGCGCCGGCCCGGGCCGCCTGGGCCAGGCGCTCGGCGTGACGCGCGCGCTGGACGGCCTGCCGCTGCATGCGCCGCCCTTCACCCTCGAGCCGCCGGAGCGGCCGGCCGAGGTCGCCTGCGGTCCGCGCATCGGCATCCGCACGGCGGTGGACCAGCCCTGGCGTTTCGCGCTCGCCGGCTCGCGGCACCTCAGCCGGCGCATCTGA
- a CDS encoding glycosyltransferase family 9 protein: MPPAPEPAATHFDVLPRFDGVRRIAVLRAGAVGDVVVALPALQSLRDAYPDAHLLLLARPWAHDFLRGRPGPVDEVLVLPAVPGVTAAPDADGCAADAVVAALQSRRLDLALQLHGGGRHSNPFVLRWGARHTVGLRSADAVPLERWLHHDDEPHPEALRLLECAALAGAPPAGLLPRLALRACDLDEATAVVPPDGRPLAVLNPGATDVRRRWPLAAFAEVGHALAARGLALAVNGGPDEAALTAQLTARLPAGTRDLAGRLSVGGLTALLARARLLLSNDTGPVHLAQAVGTPTVSVFWIGNLRSWGPTAVGRHRVAVSWRLHCPSCGLENVSQRCRHDDSFVADVTVDHVQRLVDALLAESGASPH, from the coding sequence GTGCCACCCGCCCCCGAGCCCGCCGCCACCCACTTCGACGTGCTGCCCCGCTTCGACGGCGTGCGGCGCATCGCCGTGCTGCGCGCGGGTGCCGTCGGCGACGTGGTGGTCGCCCTGCCGGCGCTGCAGTCGCTGCGCGACGCCTACCCCGACGCGCACCTGCTGCTGCTGGCCAGGCCCTGGGCGCACGACTTCCTGCGCGGCCGGCCCGGGCCGGTGGACGAGGTGCTGGTGCTGCCGGCCGTGCCGGGCGTCACGGCGGCGCCGGACGCGGACGGGTGTGCCGCCGACGCCGTGGTGGCCGCGCTGCAGTCCCGCCGCCTCGACCTCGCGCTGCAGCTGCACGGCGGCGGCCGCCACAGCAACCCCTTTGTGCTGCGGTGGGGCGCGCGCCACACGGTGGGCCTGCGCAGCGCGGACGCCGTACCGCTCGAGCGCTGGCTGCACCATGACGACGAGCCCCACCCGGAGGCGCTCCGGCTGCTGGAATGCGCGGCGCTGGCCGGGGCGCCGCCGGCCGGCCTGCTGCCGCGGCTGGCCCTGCGCGCCTGCGACCTCGACGAAGCCACGGCCGTGGTGCCGCCCGACGGCCGACCCCTCGCCGTGCTCAATCCCGGCGCCACCGACGTGCGCCGGCGCTGGCCGCTGGCCGCGTTCGCGGAGGTGGGCCACGCGCTGGCCGCGCGCGGCCTGGCGCTCGCCGTCAACGGTGGCCCGGACGAGGCGGCGCTGACGGCGCAGCTCACCGCCCGGCTGCCCGCCGGCACCCGGGACCTGGCCGGACGGCTGTCGGTGGGCGGCCTGACGGCGCTGCTCGCCCGCGCCCGGCTGCTGCTGTCCAACGACACCGGACCGGTGCACCTGGCGCAGGCGGTGGGCACGCCCACGGTCAGCGTGTTCTGGATCGGCAACCTGCGCAGCTGGGGGCCGACCGCGGTCGGCCGGCACCGCGTGGCGGTGTCGTGGCGGCTGCACTGCCCGTCCTGCGGGTTGGAGAACGTCTCCCAGCGCTGCCGCCACGACGACTCCTTCGTCGCCGACGTCACGGTCGACCACGTGCAGCGGCTGGTCGACGCGCTGCTGGCCGAGTCCGGCGCAAGCCCCCACTGA
- a CDS encoding TIGR00266 family protein, whose translation MAMDVVDYEIKGSEMQFVEVELDPGEAAVGEAGSMMFMDAGIAMDTVFGDGRQGAGGGLFGKLLGAGKRLLTGESLFTTVYSNQATAKQRIAFAAPYPGKILPMDLARLGGMLICQKDSFLCAARGVSLGIYFQQKLSVGFFGGEGFIMQKLEGDGLAFVHAGGSVLKRELQPGQTLMVDTGCVVAFTPNVNFEIQYVGKIKTALFGGEGLFFAKLTGPGTVWLQSLPFSRLASRVFAAAPQTGGSREEGSVIGGLAGGGLLGGILGGGDDD comes from the coding sequence ATGGCCATGGACGTGGTGGACTACGAGATCAAGGGCAGCGAGATGCAGTTCGTCGAGGTCGAGCTCGACCCCGGCGAGGCGGCGGTCGGCGAGGCCGGCAGCATGATGTTCATGGACGCCGGCATCGCCATGGACACCGTGTTCGGCGACGGCCGGCAGGGCGCCGGCGGCGGCCTGTTCGGCAAGCTGCTGGGTGCCGGCAAGCGGCTGCTCACCGGCGAGTCGCTGTTCACCACCGTCTACAGCAACCAGGCGACCGCCAAGCAGCGCATCGCCTTCGCCGCGCCGTACCCCGGCAAGATCCTGCCGATGGACCTGGCCCGCCTGGGCGGCATGCTGATCTGCCAGAAGGACTCGTTCCTCTGCGCCGCGCGCGGCGTGTCGCTGGGCATCTACTTCCAGCAGAAGCTGTCGGTGGGCTTCTTCGGCGGCGAGGGCTTCATCATGCAGAAGCTCGAGGGTGACGGCCTGGCCTTCGTGCACGCCGGCGGCAGCGTGCTCAAGCGCGAGCTGCAGCCGGGCCAGACGCTGATGGTCGACACCGGCTGCGTGGTCGCCTTCACGCCCAACGTCAACTTCGAGATCCAGTACGTCGGCAAGATCAAGACGGCGCTGTTCGGCGGCGAGGGCCTGTTCTTCGCCAAGCTGACCGGGCCGGGCACGGTGTGGCTGCAGAGCCTGCCGTTCTCGCGGCTGGCCTCGCGGGTGTTCGCCGCCGCACCGCAGACCGGCGGCTCGCGCGAGGAGGGCTCGGTGATCGGCGGCCTGGCCGGCGGCGGCCTGCTGGGCGGCATCCTCGGCGGAGGCGACGACGACTGA